From the genome of Maribacter algicola, one region includes:
- a CDS encoding DUF6340 family protein, with protein sequence MRYNTNIFIIIIVVSLFMACSTTKELSILVQEPSPVTITNQIKTIGIIDATKPYLEKRKKKGGLASIAAQDEKWLGIHGTEASMEGLFDALLKDQRFENVLMIQHANIAQSLSDTQLNADTWQEIASLCDEIGVDAIFALAYFEVDTKLKVKKTSFQQTDLLRMQEESEGKQITMETLIENGWRIFDPKNRILLDEIITNDELVTSSSGNDVVDAFENMENRRRDALRLSKNTGKTYGQRLLPTERILKRTYFAKGNDRLIKSDRLIQEGKINLAIQELSPLVLDADTNLGSKASYNLAVLKEYQGNLDMALQWAEKSIDIKSKAFNTDYLKSLQRRITKNVLVQQQFQEVGFLE encoded by the coding sequence ATGAGATATAATACAAACATTTTTATAATCATAATTGTCGTTTCTTTATTCATGGCATGTTCCACAACCAAAGAATTATCGATCCTGGTCCAAGAACCCTCTCCGGTTACCATAACCAATCAAATTAAGACGATTGGTATCATCGATGCGACTAAGCCGTACTTAGAAAAACGAAAAAAGAAAGGTGGTTTGGCAAGCATTGCCGCTCAGGATGAAAAATGGTTGGGCATACATGGAACGGAGGCCAGTATGGAGGGTCTCTTTGATGCGCTTTTAAAAGATCAGAGGTTCGAGAATGTACTTATGATCCAACACGCCAATATAGCCCAAAGCCTTAGCGATACCCAATTAAATGCCGATACATGGCAAGAAATTGCCAGTCTTTGTGACGAAATTGGCGTGGATGCCATTTTTGCCCTGGCATATTTTGAGGTAGATACCAAACTGAAAGTTAAAAAAACCAGCTTTCAACAAACGGACCTCTTACGCATGCAAGAAGAAAGCGAGGGAAAGCAAATTACTATGGAAACCTTAATTGAGAATGGATGGCGCATCTTTGACCCCAAAAATAGAATATTGCTGGATGAAATCATTACAAACGATGAACTGGTCACTTCTTCAAGTGGGAACGACGTTGTGGATGCCTTTGAGAATATGGAAAACCGGAGACGGGACGCTCTAAGGTTAAGTAAAAATACCGGTAAGACCTATGGCCAAAGATTGTTGCCAACAGAGCGTATTCTGAAAAGAACCTACTTTGCCAAGGGCAATGACAGGCTGATTAAATCTGACCGACTTATTCAAGAGGGCAAAATAAATTTGGCCATACAAGAATTATCGCCTTTGGTTTTGGATGCGGATACCAATTTAGGAAGCAAGGCAAGTTACAACTTGGCCGTACTAAAAGAGTATCAGGGAAATCTGGATATGGCGTTACAATGGGCCGAAAAATCCATCGACATTAAGAGCAAAGCCTTTAATACCGATTATCTTAAAAGCCTCCAAAGACGTATCACCAAAAACGTATTGGTGCAACAACAATTTCAAGAAGTGGGCTTCCTGGAATAA
- a CDS encoding uracil-DNA glycosylase, whose translation MDVQMESGWKSQLQPEFEKPYFKKLTEFVKREYTQNRCYPKGSDIFAAFDHCPFEATKVVILGQDPYHGPGQANGLCFSVADGIPHPPSLVNIFKEIESDLKKPYPTSGNLERWADQGVLLLNATLTVRAHQAGSHQGKGWETFTNSVIEKISASKENVVFLLWGGFAKKKASLIDGKRHRILTSGHPSPLSANRGYWFGNRHFSQCNKILWDMGNKTIDW comes from the coding sequence ATGGACGTACAAATGGAATCGGGTTGGAAATCGCAACTACAACCTGAATTTGAAAAACCCTATTTTAAAAAGCTGACGGAATTTGTTAAACGGGAATATACACAAAACAGGTGCTATCCAAAGGGCTCCGATATATTTGCAGCCTTTGACCATTGCCCGTTTGAGGCTACCAAGGTCGTTATCCTGGGGCAAGACCCTTACCACGGACCGGGACAGGCCAACGGACTTTGTTTTTCGGTGGCGGACGGAATTCCCCATCCTCCTTCCTTGGTCAATATTTTCAAGGAAATTGAGTCGGACTTAAAAAAACCTTATCCAACCAGCGGTAATTTGGAACGGTGGGCGGACCAAGGGGTTCTATTACTCAACGCCACCCTTACCGTTCGAGCACATCAAGCGGGTAGTCATCAAGGAAAAGGTTGGGAAACCTTTACGAACAGCGTTATCGAAAAAATATCCGCAAGTAAGGAAAACGTGGTCTTTTTGTTATGGGGAGGATTTGCGAAGAAAAAAGCTAGCCTGATAGATGGGAAAAGGCATCGGATACTAACATCGGGTCACCCTTCCCCTTTAAGTGCCAATAGGGGATATTGGTTCGGGAACCGACATTTTTCACAATGCAATAAAATTTTATGGGATATGGGCAATAAAACCATAGATTGGTAG
- a CDS encoding translation initiation factor, translated as MDLRDQLKNLFPDHEPEESPEKGEKSDLWLQESPMICKYEKRKGKPITIIEGYTGADTDFKKLAKELKTKLSVGGSFKNDQIIIQGDYRDKIMEILKEKGFNVKRVGG; from the coding sequence ATGGACCTAAGAGACCAACTTAAAAACTTGTTCCCGGACCATGAACCTGAGGAATCCCCAGAAAAAGGGGAAAAAAGCGACCTCTGGCTTCAGGAAAGTCCCATGATATGTAAGTACGAGAAACGCAAGGGTAAACCCATCACCATAATCGAAGGCTATACAGGTGCGGATACCGACTTTAAAAAGTTAGCCAAGGAACTAAAAACAAAGCTTAGCGTTGGGGGAAGCTTTAAAAATGACCAAATAATTATACAGGGGGATTATAGGGACAAAATTATGGAAATCTTAAAGGAAAAGGGCTTTAACGTTAAAAGAGTCGGAGGTTAA
- a CDS encoding thiol-activated cytolysin family protein, which yields MKKHNNSGVARFTRISISIILIIGLGCSQSDDAGVEIPNETQEEEPTQEPDTEKEVSFADILKVGALTNVSNNNASDTLSVMTVESKLVRQLFNNNMEDVRYGCSNYTIESSKSETLFPIYGEIATALYSGSFIQGNSLETGIPTSIPLTRSGGTLSISNSAQTLLGTVSIDEFNPTQVALARTELLAQNNPSPGQYTNKLKQISSLEQIAFEVGLTEEIYNTQLNNGLGIPETFENSTFLISIQQDFYTINYDLPLNKEGYFEASVKPSDLNQYVSESNPAAYVAKVNYGRRFTIVIETSTFANTAQETIAQAFSSFNGTTQGTLNTTALNDLEDLSLKVILQSANSQGPVERVGTITLSELEAHLSEPALLSFAQPLGYEVRSINEPDRRAGISLNLTYEQNSCTIDGALPPENFRPLVNLFEDGVGAACFFRNGLIIVFNGAGTEYVWLNAITGQISQKSGIKDTDGLLPALNADAVSAAFAESASGTLYFFNSSGTSYEIHVNNNTFGSNAPDAFPTEAPVRPFTSSVTGEPIITEINPFWQVASAPGETAPFLESGVEAAAYTGRANQTDPTDEFSYSDYQDFFEKGRSNRWAGRDVRVVNRSADYFWTDIFDLRDISRNEFPFEEVGAACALEVERGILQQIYFNLEGDKFFIANMDKQLVAGPYLLY from the coding sequence ATGAAAAAACATAATAACTCCGGAGTTGCCCGATTTACGCGCATATCCATATCCATAATCCTAATTATTGGCCTGGGATGTAGCCAAAGTGATGATGCAGGGGTAGAGATACCCAATGAAACACAAGAAGAGGAACCAACACAGGAACCTGATACAGAAAAGGAAGTCAGTTTTGCAGATATCCTAAAAGTGGGTGCATTGACAAATGTCAGCAATAATAATGCTTCAGACACCTTAAGTGTTATGACCGTAGAAAGTAAACTGGTTCGTCAACTATTTAATAATAACATGGAAGATGTTCGTTATGGCTGTTCCAATTACACCATTGAAAGTTCAAAAAGTGAAACGCTATTCCCTATCTACGGTGAAATTGCCACCGCTCTTTATAGCGGGAGCTTTATTCAAGGTAATAGCTTGGAAACAGGAATACCAACCTCAATACCATTAACGAGGTCAGGAGGAACCCTATCCATAAGCAATAGTGCACAAACATTATTGGGAACGGTATCCATTGACGAGTTTAATCCTACACAGGTTGCTTTGGCTCGAACGGAACTATTGGCACAAAATAATCCATCGCCTGGTCAATACACCAACAAATTGAAGCAAATATCTTCATTGGAACAGATTGCCTTCGAGGTGGGCCTCACCGAAGAAATATATAATACCCAATTGAATAACGGGCTAGGAATTCCCGAAACATTCGAGAATTCGACCTTTTTAATATCCATTCAGCAAGATTTCTACACTATTAACTATGATTTGCCATTGAATAAGGAAGGTTATTTTGAAGCCTCGGTAAAACCAAGCGACCTAAATCAGTATGTATCGGAATCTAATCCAGCAGCATATGTTGCAAAAGTAAATTATGGTCGTCGATTTACTATTGTAATTGAAACAAGTACATTTGCCAACACCGCCCAAGAAACCATAGCGCAAGCTTTTAGTTCATTTAATGGTACAACCCAAGGAACATTAAATACTACGGCCCTAAACGATTTGGAGGATTTAAGCTTAAAAGTAATTTTACAGTCTGCCAACTCCCAAGGCCCTGTTGAAAGGGTTGGAACTATTACCCTGTCTGAACTTGAAGCACATCTTTCAGAGCCTGCCTTATTATCTTTTGCACAGCCATTGGGGTATGAAGTTAGAAGTATCAATGAACCTGACAGAAGGGCCGGAATATCCCTTAATTTAACCTATGAACAAAATTCATGTACCATCGATGGAGCTTTACCACCCGAAAACTTTAGGCCTTTGGTCAATCTGTTTGAAGACGGAGTAGGTGCTGCTTGTTTTTTTAGGAATGGCCTTATAATCGTCTTTAATGGGGCGGGCACGGAGTATGTGTGGTTGAACGCCATAACAGGTCAGATTTCCCAAAAATCAGGTATAAAGGATACTGACGGATTGTTACCCGCTCTTAATGCGGATGCAGTTTCGGCGGCGTTTGCCGAAAGTGCTAGTGGCACCCTGTATTTCTTTAATTCATCGGGTACTAGTTATGAAATCCATGTGAACAACAATACTTTCGGGTCAAATGCCCCGGATGCCTTTCCAACGGAGGCCCCAGTTAGACCCTTTACAAGCAGCGTTACGGGGGAACCCATAATAACTGAAATAAATCCTTTTTGGCAGGTAGCATCCGCTCCTGGGGAAACAGCGCCATTTTTAGAATCGGGAGTGGAAGCTGCCGCATATACGGGAAGGGCCAACCAAACCGATCCCACGGATGAATTTTCATACAGCGACTATCAAGACTTTTTTGAAAAAGGACGGTCAAACCGATGGGCAGGACGGGATGTAAGGGTCGTAAACCGATCTGCAGACTATTTTTGGACAGATATTTTTGACTTAAGGGATATTTCCAGAAATGAATTTCCTTTTGAAGAAGTGGGTGCGGCATGTGCCTTGGAAGTGGAGCGAGGCATCCTTCAACAAATCTATTTCAATTTGGAAGGGGATAAGTTCTTTATTGCAAATATGGACAAACAATTGGTAGCAGGCCCCTATCTTTTATACTAA
- a CDS encoding endonuclease MutS2, translated as MANIHSKTLQDLEFPKVLQQVSARCNTVLGKEAALEIAPLNDAPQMAHSLGMTSEYLSSIVSENSIPNHGFDSINGELRLLKVENTTLELQGFKRIASICETVLAHQKFFKKFQEYYPLLHDFALELEPNKEIPELINGVIDRFGEVKDNASEDLLRIRRQMNQVRGKISQSFGAALSMYQSSDYLDEIRESVVENRRVLAVKAMYRKKVRGAVMGTSKTGSIVYIEPEAALKYSRELNNLEFDEKEEIQRILNRLTNQIRPFRALLSDYQEYLTQIDVTAAKAKYAQDINALLPKLNKERRLYLRDAFHPLLFLSNKRKGEKTFPQTIELHSENRIIVISGPNAGGKSITLKTIGLLQVMLQSGLLIPVHERSEVCFFDKILTDIGDNQSIENHLSTYSYRLKNMNQFLKRCNESTLFLIDEFGTGSDPELGGALAETFLEVFYERGSYGVITTHYANLKALANELPHATNANMLFDSKTLEPTFQLILGQAGSSFTFEVAQKNGIPYSLINRAKKKIERGKVRFDATIAKLQKERSKMAETGSKLKEEESKAREEAERLEKLNAKIKSKLENYQELYDHDQRMIQLGNKVNIAADKYFQNNKKRPLISELLRIVETENSKRKKKSAEEAKKERAKKAEVAQEVQKEVQVIREKKKVEKKKAIQKEKSKPRPVFKVGDRVRMLDGKAVGTIDSIEKGKAIVNYGMFTTNVSVDQLDLVEKSK; from the coding sequence ATGGCCAATATTCATTCAAAAACATTACAGGACCTTGAGTTTCCTAAAGTTTTACAGCAGGTTTCCGCCCGTTGCAATACGGTTTTAGGGAAGGAAGCGGCCTTGGAAATTGCCCCCTTGAACGATGCTCCACAAATGGCGCATTCCTTGGGAATGACATCAGAGTATCTTTCTTCCATAGTAAGCGAGAACAGTATCCCAAACCATGGTTTTGATAGCATAAACGGGGAGTTGCGCCTTTTGAAAGTTGAAAACACTACGTTGGAGCTTCAAGGTTTCAAGCGAATCGCCAGTATTTGCGAAACGGTGTTAGCCCATCAGAAATTTTTCAAAAAATTCCAGGAGTACTATCCCCTGCTGCATGATTTTGCCTTGGAATTGGAACCCAATAAAGAGATTCCGGAACTTATAAATGGTGTTATAGACCGATTTGGCGAGGTAAAGGACAATGCCTCCGAGGACCTATTACGTATTCGTAGGCAAATGAACCAAGTCCGTGGCAAGATTAGCCAAAGCTTTGGTGCTGCGCTGTCCATGTACCAATCTTCGGACTACCTGGATGAAATACGGGAGTCGGTCGTTGAAAACCGACGCGTATTGGCGGTAAAGGCCATGTACCGTAAAAAGGTGCGCGGTGCGGTCATGGGAACTTCCAAGACCGGTAGCATCGTTTATATTGAACCCGAAGCCGCTTTAAAGTACAGTCGGGAACTGAACAATCTGGAGTTTGACGAAAAGGAGGAGATTCAACGGATCTTGAACCGACTCACGAATCAAATTAGGCCATTTAGAGCTCTTTTAAGCGATTATCAGGAATATCTGACCCAGATAGACGTTACTGCCGCAAAAGCGAAGTATGCGCAGGATATCAATGCCCTACTGCCAAAATTGAACAAGGAGCGACGATTGTATTTACGGGACGCTTTTCATCCCCTACTTTTTCTGAGCAATAAAAGAAAGGGAGAAAAAACCTTTCCCCAAACCATAGAACTGCATTCAGAGAACCGTATTATTGTGATTTCCGGACCCAACGCTGGAGGCAAAAGTATCACCCTTAAGACCATTGGGCTATTGCAGGTAATGCTGCAGAGCGGACTTTTGATTCCGGTGCACGAACGAAGCGAGGTCTGTTTTTTCGACAAAATATTAACCGATATTGGTGACAATCAATCCATTGAAAATCACTTAAGTACGTACAGTTACCGACTCAAAAACATGAACCAGTTCCTAAAGCGGTGTAATGAAAGTACCTTGTTCCTGATCGATGAGTTTGGAACCGGTAGTGACCCGGAATTGGGTGGTGCCTTGGCGGAAACCTTTTTGGAAGTGTTTTATGAACGGGGCTCTTACGGAGTCATTACGACCCATTATGCCAATTTGAAAGCTTTGGCCAATGAACTGCCACACGCCACCAATGCCAATATGCTTTTTGACAGCAAGACCTTGGAACCAACATTCCAGTTGATCTTGGGTCAGGCAGGAAGCTCCTTTACCTTTGAGGTGGCACAAAAGAATGGCATCCCCTACTCACTTATCAACAGGGCTAAAAAGAAAATCGAGCGTGGTAAGGTCAGGTTCGATGCAACCATCGCCAAACTTCAGAAAGAACGCAGTAAAATGGCGGAAACAGGCTCCAAGCTTAAAGAAGAAGAATCCAAGGCCCGTGAAGAGGCGGAACGATTGGAAAAATTGAATGCCAAGATAAAGTCCAAATTGGAAAACTACCAGGAGTTGTACGACCATGACCAGCGTATGATCCAGTTGGGCAACAAAGTAAATATTGCTGCGGACAAATATTTCCAGAACAACAAAAAGAGACCCTTGATATCCGAATTACTTAGGATTGTTGAGACCGAAAATAGCAAACGCAAGAAGAAATCGGCTGAAGAGGCTAAAAAGGAGCGGGCCAAAAAGGCCGAGGTAGCGCAAGAAGTCCAAAAAGAAGTGCAGGTCATCCGGGAGAAAAAGAAGGTAGAAAAGAAAAAGGCCATCCAAAAGGAGAAAAGCAAACCCAGACCCGTTTTTAAGGTGGGCGATCGGGTACGAATGTTGGACGGTAAGGCAGTAGGAACCATTGATTCCATCGAGAAAGGAAAGGCAATAGTCAATTATGGCATGTTTACCACGAACGTAAGTGTGGACCAGTTGGATTTGGTTGAAAAGTCGAAATAG
- a CDS encoding isopenicillin N synthase family dioxygenase, whose protein sequence is MSLVPSVDLKDFLSDDPKRKQKFVEEIGGAFENIGFVALSGHFLSDKLVEDLYSEIKKFFNLPQEIKDTYEIEGIGGQRGYTSFGKEHAKGKKEGDLKEFWHFGQYVEDDIKLKEEYPDNVIVEELPKFNEVGKETYKMLEKTAQYVLRALAIHLDLKEDYFDEYIRNGNSILRPIHYPPITTEPKNAVRAAAHGDINLITLLMGAHGKGLQVQNHNGEWVDAIARPDELMINVGDMLSRLSNNKLKSTIHQVVNPPRELWGTSRYSVPFFMHPISEMPLNCLENCIDLEHPKLYEDITAGEFLHERLIELGLIKK, encoded by the coding sequence ATGAGTTTAGTGCCAAGTGTTGATTTAAAGGATTTTTTGTCCGATGACCCAAAAAGAAAACAAAAGTTTGTGGAAGAAATTGGGGGAGCTTTTGAAAATATTGGATTTGTAGCATTAAGCGGGCATTTTTTATCCGATAAGTTAGTGGAAGACCTTTATTCCGAAATCAAAAAATTCTTCAACCTTCCTCAAGAAATAAAGGATACCTATGAAATTGAGGGTATTGGTGGCCAGCGCGGGTATACCTCTTTTGGAAAGGAACATGCCAAAGGGAAAAAGGAAGGCGATCTTAAGGAATTTTGGCATTTTGGTCAGTATGTGGAAGATGATATCAAGTTGAAAGAGGAATATCCTGACAATGTTATTGTTGAGGAACTCCCAAAATTCAATGAAGTGGGCAAAGAGACCTATAAAATGTTGGAGAAAACGGCACAATATGTGCTTAGGGCTTTGGCCATACATCTTGATTTAAAAGAGGATTACTTCGATGAATACATAAGGAACGGGAATTCCATTTTAAGGCCCATACACTACCCTCCTATTACTACGGAACCCAAAAATGCCGTTCGAGCGGCTGCGCACGGGGATATCAATTTAATTACTTTATTAATGGGCGCCCATGGCAAGGGTTTACAAGTGCAAAACCATAATGGTGAATGGGTTGATGCCATTGCCAGGCCTGATGAGCTTATGATCAATGTGGGCGATATGCTCTCCAGATTGTCCAACAACAAACTGAAATCCACTATACACCAAGTAGTAAACCCTCCACGGGAATTATGGGGTACTTCCCGCTACTCCGTTCCGTTTTTTATGCACCCAATAAGTGAAATGCCATTGAATTGTTTAGAAAATTGTATAGATCTAGAACATCCTAAATTGTACGAGGACATCACGGCGGGAGAATTTCTCCATGAACGCTTGATCGAGTTGGGACTGATAAAAAAGTAG
- a CDS encoding DUF1835 domain-containing protein — MSSLLHITNGDAFTERLKKLNLKGDIITWREMLCEGKTLTTVGSESFWKTRFEFLHKNYKVSKSWFIEKTLKEYRSLCNHKQQDQIVLWFEYDLFCQVNMLAVISWLLTNRRYAQISLVCSGKEDDSDKLYALNELSDEQLLDLYENKVVLNQDDVEYADYVWQLYCSNNPIRLENLTDFNDYNFAYLGDAVKTHLKRFPSIANGLNEMENNILQLAIDKKPKSKSEFLATILNNQGNLGFGDSQYERALQRLKPLFSSLNPVRLTKKGKEILDGQTSYYSCIQDNDVYLGGALKYDFLYNTESNRILKL; from the coding sequence ATGAGTTCCCTTCTACACATCACCAATGGAGACGCATTTACGGAACGTCTTAAGAAGTTGAATCTAAAAGGCGACATCATCACATGGCGTGAGATGCTTTGCGAGGGTAAGACGCTTACAACCGTTGGAAGCGAATCCTTTTGGAAGACCAGGTTTGAATTTTTACACAAAAACTATAAGGTTTCCAAATCTTGGTTTATAGAAAAAACTCTTAAGGAATATCGGTCTCTCTGCAATCATAAGCAACAGGACCAGATTGTTCTTTGGTTTGAGTATGATCTGTTTTGTCAGGTCAATATGCTTGCGGTCATTAGTTGGTTGTTGACCAACCGAAGATATGCCCAAATTTCCTTGGTCTGCAGTGGGAAGGAGGATGATTCCGATAAGTTATATGCACTGAATGAACTTTCGGACGAGCAGCTATTAGATCTATACGAGAATAAAGTAGTGCTTAACCAGGACGATGTGGAATATGCGGACTACGTATGGCAGCTGTATTGCAGTAACAATCCCATTCGGTTGGAAAACCTGACGGATTTCAACGATTATAACTTTGCCTATCTAGGCGATGCGGTCAAAACACATTTAAAACGTTTTCCTAGTATTGCCAACGGTCTAAACGAGATGGAAAATAACATTTTGCAATTGGCCATCGATAAAAAACCTAAGTCCAAAAGCGAATTTTTGGCTACCATCCTAAACAACCAAGGAAACCTTGGTTTTGGAGATTCACAATATGAAAGGGCCTTACAAAGGTTAAAACCATTGTTTTCTTCCTTAAACCCTGTGCGGTTGACCAAAAAAGGGAAGGAAATTCTCGACGGACAGACCAGCTATTACTCCTGTATTCAGGATAATGATGTTTATTTGGGAGGTGCCTTGAAATACGATTTTCTTTACAATACAGAGTCTAATAGGATCTTAAAACTCTAA
- a CDS encoding substrate-binding domain-containing protein — translation MKTVKIVGVPEHFNLPWHLALEEGAFEDRGIDLQWEDIPEGTGRMCQLLAENKTDLAIILTEGIVKSISEGNQVKIVQEYIASPLLWGVHVSAKSDFKNISDLRGAKAAISRFGSGSHLMAFVQAQNEGWDPNTLQFEVIDNLDGAIKGLSDGTADYFMWEHFTTKPIVDDGVFRRLGDCPTPWPCFMLVATEKFLQENKTLMAHIVEIINVYTVEFKNIPSIDRTLANRYGQKLEDIQTWLSLTSWSQKQLDSGVLESVLITLKQLKLIEKALPLNHYLEDI, via the coding sequence TTGAAAACTGTCAAAATAGTAGGCGTACCGGAACATTTTAACCTTCCATGGCATTTGGCCCTAGAAGAAGGTGCGTTTGAAGACCGTGGCATCGATTTACAATGGGAGGATATTCCCGAAGGTACCGGGAGAATGTGCCAACTCTTGGCCGAGAACAAGACCGATCTGGCCATTATTCTTACCGAAGGTATTGTCAAAAGTATTTCTGAAGGAAATCAGGTTAAGATTGTTCAGGAATATATCGCCTCTCCCCTGCTCTGGGGCGTTCACGTATCGGCTAAAAGCGATTTTAAAAATATAAGCGATTTAAGAGGCGCAAAGGCGGCCATTAGTAGATTTGGTAGTGGAAGTCATTTGATGGCCTTTGTGCAGGCCCAAAACGAGGGATGGGACCCAAATACCTTGCAGTTTGAAGTCATTGACAACTTGGATGGCGCCATTAAAGGTTTGAGCGATGGTACGGCCGATTATTTTATGTGGGAACATTTCACCACGAAACCCATCGTGGACGACGGTGTTTTCAGAAGATTGGGGGATTGTCCCACACCTTGGCCCTGTTTTATGTTGGTAGCCACTGAAAAATTCCTTCAAGAAAACAAAACACTGATGGCGCACATTGTGGAAATTATCAATGTTTATACAGTGGAGTTTAAGAACATACCCAGTATCGATAGGACCCTAGCCAATAGATACGGACAAAAATTGGAGGACATCCAGACTTGGTTGTCCTTGACATCCTGGAGTCAAAAACAGTTGGATTCCGGTGTCCTTGAAAGCGTACTTATCACGCTCAAGCAACTCAAATTAATCGAGAAGGCGTTACCGTTAAATCATTATTTGGAAGATATTTAA
- a CDS encoding response regulator, producing the protein MNKFDQLNSILLIDDDESSNFLHSIFINKLGLDIEINTALNGQEGLDFIMNRGLEKLSLPCMVMLDLRMPVKDGWDFMRMYEEQVPQELKKQLTIVLVTVSDNPQDKERAAANPHILDYAQKPLSDSTFKKLIEKHFNLKEIV; encoded by the coding sequence ATGAATAAATTTGATCAGTTAAATTCCATATTGCTGATAGACGATGACGAATCCAGCAATTTTCTTCATTCCATTTTTATAAATAAACTAGGCCTTGATATAGAGATAAACACGGCCCTTAATGGTCAGGAAGGCTTGGATTTCATTATGAACAGGGGGTTGGAAAAGTTATCATTGCCCTGTATGGTCATGTTGGACCTAAGAATGCCCGTTAAGGACGGTTGGGATTTCATGCGAATGTACGAGGAACAAGTGCCCCAGGAATTGAAAAAACAATTAACAATCGTTTTGGTTACCGTTAGCGACAACCCTCAGGATAAAGAGCGGGCAGCGGCAAACCCCCATATTCTGGATTATGCACAAAAACCGCTTTCGGATAGTACGTTCAAAAAACTCATTGAAAAGCATTTTAATCTAAAGGAAATTGTTTAA
- a CDS encoding nucleoside phosphorylase has product MRLSPSELILNADGSIYHLNLLAEDIADTIITVGDPDRVVEVSRHFDSIEIKKGKREFLTHTGFLKGKRISVISTGIGTDNIDIVLNELDALVNIDFATRKVRENRIRLKFIRIGTSGAIQADIPIDSWILTELAIGFDGLLHFYKNELSDFKEMEDEFIRQTAWSSKKSRPYIIKYDKQLAKKFKSNRIRLGITTTNTGFYGPQGRSLRLSPNVDDFVQVMANFQYQNRYITNLEMETSGIYALSKLLGHQAISLSCILANRATGEFSKNPQASVQELITFALQKITSD; this is encoded by the coding sequence ATGCGCTTAAGCCCATCCGAGCTTATCTTAAATGCCGATGGCAGCATTTACCATCTCAATTTATTAGCAGAAGATATTGCAGATACCATAATCACAGTGGGAGATCCCGACCGTGTGGTGGAGGTTTCACGCCATTTTGATTCCATAGAAATAAAAAAGGGAAAACGGGAGTTTCTAACCCATACAGGCTTTCTCAAAGGAAAACGAATTAGTGTGATCTCCACGGGAATAGGAACGGATAATATCGATATTGTTCTAAATGAATTGGATGCCCTAGTCAATATTGATTTTGCCACTAGGAAGGTTCGGGAAAATCGTATACGATTAAAATTTATCCGAATTGGCACCTCTGGTGCCATCCAAGCAGATATACCGATAGATTCTTGGATATTGACGGAGTTGGCAATCGGTTTTGACGGACTCTTGCATTTTTACAAAAATGAGCTTTCGGACTTCAAGGAAATGGAGGATGAATTTATCCGCCAGACTGCTTGGTCTTCCAAAAAATCCAGGCCATATATCATAAAATATGATAAACAATTGGCCAAAAAATTTAAATCAAATCGTATACGATTAGGAATAACAACCACGAATACAGGTTTTTATGGTCCCCAAGGTAGAAGTTTAAGGTTATCTCCAAATGTGGATGATTTCGTTCAGGTTATGGCTAATTTTCAGTACCAAAATAGATATATTACAAACTTGGAAATGGAAACATCTGGAATCTATGCACTCTCAAAATTGCTGGGTCACCAAGCGATTTCCTTAAGTTGTATCCTAGCCAATAGGGCAACGGGGGAATTTTCCAAAAATCCGCAAGCATCGGTACAAGAACTGATTACCTTTGCACTTCAAAAAATAACATCGGATTGA